In Actinomyces sp. zg-332, the following proteins share a genomic window:
- the nuoN gene encoding NADH-quinone oxidoreductase subunit NuoN has protein sequence MLPEIHWILIAPILAVFMAGILGVIVETFVPARYRYYVHIIFGNVALLTALGISIYNLKNETPKLLVAGELVYDRWSGVIQIVLIVVTILSFQVLGYRNSLKKSYVFASNPFISDKSLSIANLKNSNENTVDKLASTVNSDNEVDKKDFYGTERTEYFPILMFSFGGMLVFVMAQSLLTLFVALELMSLPLYVLVAINKYHNRYSKEGAVKYFLMGSFASAFMLMGIALLYGTTGTFTFNTLGEIAPEMQNMVWAYVLGVLFVLVGFLFKIGAVPFHAWTPDAYQGAPTSVTGFMAGTVKIAGFAVLTRFIYSINPDMHSDLMWIYLTIVVLTILVGTFVGLTQSNVKRLLAYSSIAHTGFILIAVVAMQKLSNSGIIFYLFTYAIATVGAFTIISMVKRRDVNTGYEVEDNSLSSYAGLGKTNPFLAVSFLIFLLSYAGIPLTAGFIGKFMVFAAGIKAGMLPVVVLAIIASVITAFYYLRLVSIMFTAKKEQLDTSKEVFVDSGINTNTIVVAISLIITIVCGLFPTAFFGLLS, from the coding sequence ATGTTACCAGAAATTCATTGGATACTAATAGCTCCAATATTAGCCGTTTTTATGGCAGGTATATTGGGAGTTATTGTTGAAACCTTTGTTCCAGCCAGATATCGTTACTATGTACATATCATATTCGGTAATGTTGCATTACTTACAGCTTTAGGTATATCAATCTATAACCTAAAAAATGAGACACCTAAATTACTAGTTGCAGGTGAACTTGTATATGATAGATGGTCAGGTGTTATACAAATTGTTTTAATCGTAGTTACCATACTGTCTTTCCAAGTTTTAGGGTATCGTAATTCTTTGAAAAAAAGCTATGTCTTTGCCTCGAACCCATTTATTTCAGACAAATCTTTGAGTATTGCTAATCTGAAAAATAGTAATGAAAATACGGTAGATAAGTTAGCGTCGACTGTAAATTCTGATAATGAAGTAGATAAAAAAGATTTTTATGGTACAGAGCGCACTGAATATTTCCCTATACTGATGTTTAGTTTTGGGGGAATGCTAGTATTTGTAATGGCACAGTCATTGCTCACATTATTTGTAGCATTAGAACTAATGTCCTTGCCATTATATGTTCTTGTTGCGATAAATAAATACCACAATAGATATAGCAAAGAAGGTGCTGTGAAATATTTCCTAATGGGATCTTTTGCTTCAGCTTTTATGCTAATGGGAATTGCTTTGCTGTATGGAACAACTGGAACTTTTACTTTCAACACACTTGGAGAAATTGCTCCTGAAATGCAAAATATGGTTTGGGCATATGTCTTGGGTGTATTGTTTGTTCTAGTTGGATTCCTGTTCAAGATAGGTGCTGTTCCTTTCCATGCTTGGACGCCAGATGCTTATCAAGGAGCTCCTACAAGTGTTACTGGTTTTATGGCTGGAACTGTAAAAATAGCTGGTTTTGCTGTTCTTACAAGATTTATCTATTCTATAAACCCAGATATGCATTCTGATTTGATGTGGATATATTTGACCATAGTTGTTTTGACAATACTAGTTGGTACTTTTGTTGGATTGACTCAAAGTAATGTTAAAAGATTATTGGCGTATTCTTCTATTGCGCACACAGGTTTTATACTGATTGCTGTTGTGGCAATGCAAAAGCTAAGTAATAGTGGAATAATATTTTACCTATTCACCTATGCGATAGCTACCGTTGGTGCTTTCACTATTATTTCTATGGTCAAGAGACGCGATGTAAATACTGGGTACGAAGTCGAAGATAATTCGTTATCTTCTTATGCTGGTTTAGGGAAAACAAACCCATTCTTAGCGGTTTCTTTCTTAATATTCTTGCTCTCGTATGCAGGTATACCATTGACTGCTGGTTTTATCGGAAAATTTATGGTTTTTGCAGCTGGTATTAAAGCTGGAATGTTACCTGTAGTAGTATTGGCAATTATTGCTTCTGTTATTACAGCTTTCTACTACTTGAGGCTTGTGTCCATAATGTTTACTGCTAAAAAAGAACAGTTAGATACATCGAAAGAAGTATTTGTTGACAGTGGTATAAATACTAATACGATTGTTGTAGCTATTTCTCTGATAAT